From a single Desulfatiglans anilini DSM 4660 genomic region:
- the cutA gene encoding divalent-cation tolerance protein CutA — translation MVDRNLIYVTAASVDEARRIGRHLVVERLAACVNIFEGMQSFYWWEGAVQEDREVVLVAKTRSDLVPRVVEAVKFMHSYECPCIVSIPIAGGYQPFLEWIDRETASGDERAPGA, via the coding sequence ATGGTGGATCGAAATTTGATCTATGTGACGGCCGCCAGCGTCGATGAAGCGCGGCGGATCGGCAGGCATCTTGTCGTGGAGCGTTTGGCTGCCTGTGTGAACATCTTCGAAGGGATGCAGTCCTTCTACTGGTGGGAGGGGGCGGTTCAGGAAGACCGTGAGGTGGTGCTGGTGGCCAAGACGCGGTCGGACCTGGTCCCGCGTGTGGTGGAGGCGGTGAAATTCATGCACAGCTATGAGTGCCCCTGTATTGTGAGCATCCCGATAGCGGGCGGATATCAACCCTTTCTGGAGTGGATCGATCGTGAAACGGCCTCGGGGGACGAGCGGGCGCCTGGGGCGTGA
- the iorA gene encoding indolepyruvate ferredoxin oxidoreductase subunit alpha yields the protein MHKLLTDAPGKKMLLLGNEAIARGALEAGLSFATCYPGTPSSEIPEQFLHISQETDLYFEYSTNEKVALEVGAGAAACGLRTMVTMKHVGLNVAADPLMTLAYVGVKGGMVIVNADDPSLFSSQNEQDNRYYARLSGLPMLEPTTVQEMKDATVAAFDLSEELGLPVILRTTTRLNHIRGGVELGKLPPRKTKGTFKKDPFNLVTVPAVSRKLHQVLLEKYDRALEKSEQWPYNQLTGKGKWGIVANGVSVNYVRDAVVDLGIADKVTLLKLGFSWPLPKALMTRFLKQVDKVLVVEELEPIMENELKALAQENGITIPIKGKGVGGLSRLFEYDPGLVRKSVAEYFGIDYKAPAMVEMSDLPPLPGRPPNLCAGCPHRATFYAVKQVFGNEAVYPTDIGCYTLGVLPPISMADYLICMGSSVSSGCGFAEGTDQKTVSFIGDSTFFHSGITGLVNAVHNNHKFTLVILDNGTTAMTGHQPHPGVQANLMGLDRTRVSIENVVRGCGVQDVHVVKPFKIKKTIEALQAARDYDGLSVVISDEFCPLFAKATKQFKRGKVFTVNQEKCKNHRDCINKLACPAMFVEEEKVRIDENMCIGCSVCAQVCPENAIVPVK from the coding sequence ATGCACAAATTATTGACAGATGCACCAGGTAAAAAGATGCTCTTGTTGGGCAATGAGGCCATTGCCAGGGGAGCCCTGGAGGCGGGGTTGTCTTTCGCCACCTGCTATCCGGGAACGCCTTCTTCGGAGATTCCTGAGCAGTTCCTCCATATCAGCCAGGAAACCGATCTTTACTTCGAATACTCGACGAACGAAAAGGTTGCCCTGGAGGTGGGGGCCGGGGCGGCGGCCTGCGGGTTGAGGACCATGGTGACGATGAAGCACGTGGGGCTCAATGTGGCCGCAGATCCGCTGATGACACTCGCCTATGTCGGGGTGAAAGGCGGGATGGTGATCGTGAACGCCGACGACCCATCGCTTTTCTCGAGCCAGAACGAGCAGGACAACCGGTATTACGCCCGTCTTTCAGGGCTTCCGATGCTGGAGCCGACCACCGTCCAGGAGATGAAGGACGCCACGGTTGCAGCCTTCGACCTGTCCGAGGAACTCGGACTTCCGGTCATCCTGCGAACCACGACGCGCCTGAACCACATCCGCGGAGGGGTGGAACTCGGCAAGCTGCCTCCCAGAAAAACCAAAGGGACCTTCAAAAAAGACCCGTTCAATCTGGTGACAGTCCCCGCGGTCTCGCGCAAATTGCACCAGGTGCTGCTCGAAAAGTACGACCGCGCGCTCGAAAAGTCCGAGCAGTGGCCTTACAACCAGTTGACGGGGAAAGGCAAGTGGGGCATCGTCGCCAACGGTGTGAGCGTCAACTACGTACGCGACGCCGTCGTCGATCTCGGCATTGCGGACAAGGTCACACTCCTCAAACTCGGCTTCTCATGGCCGCTTCCGAAGGCGCTCATGACGCGGTTCCTCAAGCAGGTGGACAAGGTTCTGGTGGTCGAGGAACTGGAGCCGATCATGGAAAACGAGCTGAAGGCCCTCGCACAGGAAAACGGGATCACGATCCCGATCAAGGGCAAAGGGGTCGGCGGCCTATCGCGTCTTTTCGAATACGATCCGGGTCTGGTCCGCAAATCAGTCGCGGAGTATTTCGGGATCGATTACAAAGCCCCGGCGATGGTCGAAATGTCCGACCTGCCTCCGCTGCCCGGCAGGCCGCCTAACCTGTGTGCAGGCTGCCCGCACCGCGCTACTTTCTATGCGGTGAAGCAGGTGTTCGGCAACGAGGCGGTGTACCCGACGGATATCGGCTGCTACACCCTGGGCGTCCTTCCGCCTATTTCCATGGCTGATTACCTGATCTGCATGGGATCTTCGGTCAGCAGCGGCTGCGGTTTCGCCGAGGGGACCGATCAGAAAACCGTCTCCTTCATCGGCGACTCGACCTTTTTCCACTCCGGTATCACCGGCCTGGTCAACGCTGTGCACAACAACCACAAGTTCACCCTCGTCATCCTCGACAACGGCACGACGGCCATGACCGGCCATCAGCCCCATCCGGGGGTCCAGGCGAACCTGATGGGCCTGGACCGGACGCGGGTCTCGATCGAAAACGTCGTAAGGGGCTGCGGCGTGCAGGACGTGCATGTCGTAAAGCCTTTCAAGATCAAGAAGACGATCGAAGCCTTGCAGGCCGCCAGGGACTACGATGGCCTTTCCGTGGTGATCTCCGATGAGTTCTGCCCCCTGTTCGCGAAAGCGACCAAACAGTTCAAACGGGGGAAGGTCTTCACCGTCAATCAGGAAAAGTGCAAGAACCACAGGGACTGCATCAACAAGCTGGCCTGCCCGGCCATGTTTGTAGAGGAGGAGAAGGTCCGGATCGACGAGAATATGTGTATCGGCTGCTCGGTCTGCGCCCAGGTCTGTCCCGAAAACGCCATCGTGCCCGTGAAATGA
- a CDS encoding tetratricopeptide repeat protein gives MAKEKLKRKELLKSPDEFLTLSEKVLRYLSEHTRQVKIAVIGLAVVFAAYLAGWGYLKHVNKAGQTAFNEAYEIVSDNLGPDPDVEALKRAKDLFAEVIDDYGLSKAADLALPQLAHLYALDGQYDEAIEAYRKFNDAVSHKPPYPALSALAIASIYEDKGEFDRAAAELAPVVAEEESPFKESAVYQLARLYDLAGQEDKAEALFKEFVETYPNSMFKPMAEARL, from the coding sequence ATGGCAAAAGAAAAATTGAAACGCAAGGAATTGTTGAAGTCTCCGGACGAGTTCCTGACCCTCTCCGAGAAGGTCCTGCGCTATCTGAGCGAGCACACCCGGCAGGTGAAAATCGCCGTGATCGGGTTGGCCGTTGTGTTCGCCGCGTATCTGGCCGGGTGGGGGTATCTCAAGCATGTCAACAAGGCCGGCCAGACGGCCTTCAATGAGGCGTACGAGATCGTCAGCGACAACCTCGGGCCGGATCCCGACGTCGAGGCGCTCAAGCGGGCGAAAGACCTGTTCGCAGAAGTGATCGATGATTACGGGCTGTCGAAGGCGGCCGATCTCGCACTGCCCCAATTGGCGCATCTTTACGCCCTCGACGGGCAGTACGACGAGGCCATCGAGGCCTACCGCAAGTTCAACGACGCCGTTTCGCACAAGCCGCCGTATCCTGCGCTGAGCGCGTTGGCGATCGCTTCCATCTATGAAGACAAGGGGGAATTTGACAGGGCCGCTGCGGAGCTTGCCCCGGTGGTGGCCGAGGAAGAGAGCCCATTCAAAGAGTCGGCCGTTTACCAACTGGCGCGTCTGTATGATTTGGCCGGTCAGGAGGACAAGGCCGAGGCCCTTTTCAAGGAATTCGTGGAAACCTATCCTAACTCCATGTTTAAACCGATGGCGGAAGCCCGGCTCTGA
- the folD gene encoding bifunctional methylenetetrahydrofolate dehydrogenase/methenyltetrahydrofolate cyclohydrolase FolD, with translation MTAKLIKGTEIREQILKEIEEEVKQIKEKHGVVPGLVTILVGENPASISYVTLKIQTAHRVGFKEVQDSQPVDISEADLLALIDKYNKDDSINGILVQLPLPKHINEKKVLNAIDPDKDVDGFHPVNVGRLMIGGSEVKFPPCTPAGIQEMIVRAGVETSGAEVVVVGRSNIVGKPIANMMLQKGPGANSTVTIVHTRTKDIASHCKRADILIVAAGVPGLVKPEWIKPGSCVIDVGVNRVGETISEKTGKKVAILRGDVDFDKAKEIAGYITPVPGGVGPMTITMLMKNTLKSLKFQLGIA, from the coding sequence ATGACCGCCAAATTAATCAAGGGGACCGAAATCAGGGAGCAAATCCTCAAGGAAATCGAGGAAGAGGTCAAACAGATCAAGGAGAAGCATGGCGTCGTACCGGGGCTCGTGACTATCCTGGTGGGTGAAAACCCGGCTTCTATTTCCTATGTCACGCTCAAGATCCAGACGGCCCATCGCGTGGGGTTCAAAGAGGTCCAGGACAGCCAGCCGGTGGACATTTCCGAAGCCGACCTGCTCGCCCTCATCGACAAGTACAACAAGGACGATTCGATCAACGGCATCCTGGTGCAGCTGCCCCTTCCCAAACACATCAACGAGAAGAAGGTCCTCAACGCCATCGACCCTGACAAGGATGTGGACGGCTTCCACCCTGTCAACGTCGGCCGGCTCATGATCGGCGGCAGCGAAGTCAAGTTCCCGCCCTGCACCCCGGCAGGCATTCAGGAGATGATCGTCCGGGCGGGTGTCGAAACCAGCGGCGCCGAGGTCGTGGTGGTCGGCCGCTCCAACATCGTCGGCAAGCCCATCGCCAACATGATGCTCCAGAAAGGCCCCGGGGCCAACTCCACGGTAACGATCGTTCACACACGCACCAAAGACATCGCGTCCCACTGCAAGCGGGCGGATATCCTGATCGTGGCTGCCGGCGTCCCCGGCCTGGTCAAACCCGAGTGGATCAAGCCCGGATCCTGTGTCATTGACGTGGGCGTCAACCGGGTCGGCGAGACCATCAGTGAAAAAACCGGCAAAAAGGTGGCCATCCTGCGCGGCGACGTCGATTTCGACAAGGCGAAGGAGATCGCGGGCTACATCACCCCCGTCCCGGGCGGCGTCGGCCCCATGACCATTACGATGCTGATGAAAAACACCCTGAAATCCCTGAAGTTCCAGCTCGGCATCGCCTGA
- a CDS encoding efflux RND transporter periplasmic adaptor subunit produces MKRLLLPLLLSLLCQGCSEDPQAPSAAPPPVPVTVSISTKKEMPLVLDAPGQVEPVRTVSILSRVTGQLEKIGFGEGQNVAKDEVLFTIDSKPFVEKIREAESRLAMHRANLEFQRAEARRYAGMVGEGTVSESDIEKTRADAMATEALIRADGACLAQARLDLSYCTIRAPFAGRTGSRLVHEGAIVEANTTVLTVINQMTPIHVRFAVPERHLTTIRHYMTQHPLEVLAFTDGGAKTPLSGRLVFIDNAIDAATGMIALKAEFENADQILWPGQYVQARLILDLQKDALTVPLNAVMTGQQGFYLFVVRQDNTAAVRAVDVDRRIGGEAVISSGLEGGETVVLTGQNKLQEGFKVRILEALQR; encoded by the coding sequence GTGAAACGCCTCCTGCTTCCTCTGCTTCTCTCGCTGCTGTGCCAAGGCTGTTCGGAGGACCCCCAGGCCCCGTCGGCGGCCCCCCCTCCCGTTCCCGTCACCGTGTCAATCTCGACTAAAAAGGAAATGCCTCTCGTACTGGACGCCCCCGGTCAAGTGGAGCCGGTCAGGACCGTCTCCATTCTCAGCCGGGTCACGGGGCAGCTCGAAAAAATCGGGTTCGGTGAGGGACAGAACGTCGCAAAAGACGAAGTCCTTTTTACGATCGACTCGAAGCCTTTTGTCGAGAAGATCCGCGAGGCCGAGTCGCGGCTCGCCATGCACCGCGCGAACCTCGAATTCCAACGCGCCGAGGCGCGGCGTTATGCCGGCATGGTCGGCGAAGGCACGGTTTCGGAATCCGACATCGAAAAGACCCGCGCCGATGCCATGGCCACCGAGGCCCTGATCCGGGCCGATGGCGCATGCCTGGCGCAGGCCAGGCTCGATTTGTCCTACTGCACCATCCGGGCGCCTTTTGCGGGCCGGACCGGCAGCCGGCTCGTGCACGAAGGGGCTATCGTGGAAGCCAACACGACCGTCCTGACGGTGATCAACCAGATGACCCCTATCCATGTTCGATTCGCGGTGCCCGAGAGGCACCTCACCACCATTCGGCACTATATGACGCAGCACCCGCTCGAGGTCCTGGCCTTCACAGACGGGGGGGCGAAAACGCCCCTTTCCGGCCGGCTCGTTTTCATCGACAACGCCATCGACGCGGCAACCGGGATGATCGCCCTGAAGGCGGAGTTCGAAAATGCGGACCAGATCCTCTGGCCGGGTCAATACGTTCAGGCGCGCCTCATTCTGGATCTTCAGAAAGACGCCTTGACGGTGCCGCTGAACGCGGTCATGACCGGCCAGCAAGGGTTCTACCTGTTTGTGGTGCGCCAGGACAACACCGCAGCAGTGCGGGCGGTGGACGTGGACCGACGGATCGGCGGCGAGGCGGTCATATCCAGTGGGCTCGAAGGCGGTGAAACGGTTGTCCTGACCGGCCAGAACAAGCTGCAGGAAGGCTTCAAGGTCAGGATCCTCGAAGCGCTTCAGCGCTAA
- a CDS encoding RiPP maturation radical SAM C-methyltransferase, with translation MGKVTRIALVSTPWPLFNRPSIQLGALKAFLCREVPNLEVDAFHPYLAIAAALGYDVYREIADRTWPAESLYAALLYPDRRAGLQKFWQRQVRHVPILRRLSFEELLGALDRSSARFMDGIEWDRLSLAGFSICLGQLTSSLFFIREIKRKSPNVLITAGGSSCAGDMGSSLLRAFPEIDFVVQGEGERPLVHLAQHLGGGAAPDAVPPCQGLIGCKASQSASETFQVDSLDDLPYPDFADYFKELGALPPSRRFFPRLPMEISRGCWWRGAGRAARSSGCAFCNLNLQWWGYRAKSRQRILDELDALTGAYQDLSVSFMDNLLPARELAEIFDGIQGLGRDFRLFGEIRARTPLKALRAMGMAGVREVQVGIESLSTRLLERMHKGTRAIDNLEIMKHCEACGYPDLAANLILEFPSSGEAEVAETLMNLDFALPFRPLRGISFWLGYGSPVHADPERYGIGRVRNHPFYARLFPSAVLQDLKLMVQGYSGGVLRQRRLWRPVREKIKAWHRSYQTLHGGGEGGSMACEPILSYLDGRDFMIIRERQPGAFQKTHRLKGLSRDLYLFCDVQRSLRAILTRFSGLGEEHALPFLRMMVEKRLMFNEDDRYLSLAVRCGPLRKG, from the coding sequence ATGGGCAAGGTGACCCGAATCGCCCTGGTATCGACCCCCTGGCCGCTTTTCAATCGACCTTCCATCCAACTGGGCGCCCTCAAGGCCTTCCTTTGCCGGGAAGTGCCGAATCTCGAAGTCGATGCCTTCCATCCCTATCTGGCCATTGCGGCCGCACTCGGCTACGATGTGTATCGCGAAATCGCGGATCGAACGTGGCCCGCCGAATCGCTTTACGCCGCACTGCTTTATCCTGACCGGCGCGCCGGCCTGCAGAAGTTTTGGCAGCGGCAGGTCCGACACGTCCCTATCCTGCGGCGCCTCTCTTTCGAGGAACTCCTCGGCGCCCTCGATCGGTCATCCGCCCGCTTCATGGACGGGATTGAATGGGATCGCTTGAGCCTGGCCGGGTTTTCGATCTGTCTGGGGCAGCTTACGAGCAGTCTGTTTTTCATCCGGGAAATCAAGCGGAAAAGCCCCAACGTATTGATCACGGCCGGCGGGTCCTCGTGCGCCGGAGATATGGGGTCAAGTCTCCTGCGGGCCTTTCCGGAGATCGATTTCGTCGTTCAGGGGGAAGGCGAGAGGCCGCTCGTCCACCTGGCGCAGCATCTCGGCGGCGGGGCGGCTCCCGACGCGGTCCCGCCCTGCCAGGGTTTGATCGGGTGCAAGGCGAGCCAATCCGCTTCGGAGACCTTCCAGGTCGATTCGCTCGATGACTTGCCCTATCCGGATTTCGCAGACTATTTCAAGGAACTGGGTGCCTTGCCGCCGTCCAGACGGTTTTTCCCGCGCCTGCCGATGGAGATCTCGAGGGGATGCTGGTGGCGCGGAGCGGGGCGCGCAGCCCGGTCTTCCGGGTGCGCCTTCTGCAATCTGAACCTCCAGTGGTGGGGATACCGCGCGAAGAGCCGTCAGAGGATCCTGGACGAGCTCGATGCCCTCACCGGCGCATACCAGGACCTGTCGGTCTCTTTCATGGACAACCTGCTTCCGGCGCGGGAACTGGCGGAGATCTTCGATGGGATTCAAGGATTGGGCCGGGATTTCCGCCTCTTCGGCGAGATCCGGGCCAGGACGCCCTTGAAGGCCCTGCGGGCGATGGGCATGGCGGGGGTGCGGGAGGTGCAGGTCGGGATCGAGAGCCTGAGCACCCGGCTGCTCGAGCGCATGCACAAAGGCACGAGGGCTATCGACAACCTGGAGATCATGAAGCACTGCGAGGCCTGCGGGTACCCGGATCTTGCCGCCAACCTCATATTGGAGTTCCCGTCGAGCGGGGAGGCAGAGGTGGCGGAAACCCTCATGAACCTGGACTTCGCCCTGCCTTTCAGACCGCTCCGGGGGATCTCCTTCTGGCTCGGGTACGGAAGTCCGGTTCATGCCGATCCGGAGCGCTACGGGATCGGCAGGGTCCGCAACCACCCCTTCTACGCGCGTCTTTTCCCCTCGGCCGTTTTGCAGGACCTTAAACTGATGGTCCAGGGATACAGCGGCGGGGTGCTCCGGCAGAGGCGTCTCTGGCGCCCCGTGCGGGAGAAAATCAAGGCGTGGCATCGATCCTACCAGACCCTGCATGGAGGCGGTGAGGGCGGCTCCATGGCCTGCGAACCCATCCTTTCCTACCTCGACGGGCGCGATTTCATGATCATCCGGGAGCGCCAGCCGGGGGCCTTCCAAAAAACCCACCGTTTGAAAGGCCTCTCGCGCGATCTTTACCTCTTTTGCGACGTCCAGCGGAGTCTGCGGGCGATCCTCACCCGTTTTTCCGGCCTTGGAGAGGAGCATGCGCTTCCCTTCCTCCGGATGATGGTCGAAAAGCGCCTCATGTTCAACGAGGACGATCGTTATCTGAGTCTTGCCGTGCGCTGCGGCCCGCTGCGGAAGGGCTAG
- a CDS encoding indolepyruvate oxidoreductase subunit beta: protein METKRLVFVGVGGQGNLLASRLLGEAALAAGIPVVVSEIHGMAQRGGIVESAVLMGNVTSPIVSGAEADVLIGFEPIETLRAMGKCSADSLVITNLSPLPPFTVSIGQGKYPKVEEALELIQKKVKKKVIALNGSALAAEAGNPLSLNMVMLGALIGSGAVPITPEDMKKTIAASTKKAFLESNIKAFDLGMAGAR from the coding sequence ATGGAAACGAAACGATTGGTATTTGTCGGCGTCGGTGGCCAGGGAAATCTTTTAGCCTCGCGTCTGTTGGGGGAAGCGGCTCTTGCCGCCGGCATCCCTGTTGTGGTCAGTGAGATTCACGGTATGGCCCAAAGAGGCGGGATCGTAGAATCGGCTGTGTTGATGGGGAACGTCACCAGCCCCATCGTGTCAGGGGCTGAGGCGGATGTCCTGATCGGCTTCGAGCCGATCGAGACCCTGCGGGCCATGGGGAAGTGCAGTGCGGACAGCCTGGTGATCACCAACCTGAGCCCGCTGCCCCCGTTTACGGTTTCTATCGGGCAGGGCAAGTATCCGAAAGTGGAGGAGGCCCTGGAACTGATTCAGAAGAAGGTCAAGAAAAAGGTCATTGCCTTGAACGGGAGCGCACTGGCGGCGGAGGCCGGCAACCCGCTTTCGCTCAATATGGTTATGCTCGGCGCCTTGATCGGATCGGGCGCCGTCCCGATCACCCCTGAAGACATGAAGAAGACCATCGCTGCGTCCACCAAGAAGGCGTTCCTCGAGTCCAACATCAAGGCCTTCGATTTAGGGATGGCGGGTGCCAGATAA
- a CDS encoding class I adenylate-forming enzyme family protein codes for MLIGEILARNARMYGKEIALIERDPAKGKRLEMTWEAFDEAANRIANGLIVKGVKKGDKVIHLMMNCLEWLPAYFGILRTGAWAVPLNFRFSSSDIRYCAEIAEAKVMIFGEEFIDRLAPIKDELGTIEHFIFSGPPDLRPEYAEDLNAFMAGAAADEPRVPIDVLDEAALYFTSGTTGTPKPILLTHRNLEFSCVVENRHHYQTHADNFLCIPPLYHTGAKMHWFGNFIVGAKAVILKGVKPQWILEAVSEERATIVWLLVPWAQDILIAIERGEVKLEDYHLDQWRLMHIGAQPVPPSLIRNWKKVFPHHQYDTNYGLSETTGPGCVHLGIENTHKVGAIGVPGFDWEFKIVDFERKPVAPGEPGELMVKGPCVMKEYYKNPQATRDTLFDGWLLTGDMARVDEDGFIWLVDRKKDVIITGGENIFPVEIEDFLMENRLIQDAAVIGLPDERLGEVVTAIVKLKEGAEMDDAAFFQYCEGLPRYKRPRRVFFDDVPRNPTGKIEKPKLRKKYAGAAETFKINP; via the coding sequence ATGCTGATCGGTGAAATTCTGGCCCGCAACGCCAGGATGTACGGGAAGGAAATCGCTTTGATCGAGAGGGACCCGGCCAAGGGGAAACGGCTGGAGATGACCTGGGAGGCCTTCGACGAGGCGGCGAACCGGATCGCCAACGGCCTGATCGTGAAGGGAGTGAAGAAGGGGGACAAGGTCATTCATTTGATGATGAACTGCCTCGAATGGCTTCCCGCCTACTTCGGCATCCTCCGGACCGGGGCATGGGCCGTGCCGCTCAATTTCCGCTTCTCCTCATCGGACATCCGCTACTGCGCAGAGATCGCCGAGGCGAAGGTCATGATCTTCGGCGAGGAGTTCATCGACCGGTTGGCGCCCATCAAGGATGAACTCGGGACAATCGAGCATTTCATCTTTTCGGGTCCCCCGGATCTCCGGCCCGAGTACGCGGAAGATCTCAACGCTTTCATGGCGGGGGCTGCGGCGGATGAGCCGCGTGTCCCGATCGATGTCCTCGACGAGGCGGCGCTCTATTTTACGTCCGGAACCACCGGGACCCCTAAGCCGATCCTTTTGACCCACCGCAACCTCGAATTTTCCTGCGTTGTCGAAAACCGCCACCACTATCAGACCCACGCCGACAATTTCCTCTGCATCCCGCCGCTATACCACACCGGCGCCAAGATGCACTGGTTCGGAAATTTTATCGTGGGGGCGAAGGCCGTCATTCTGAAGGGGGTCAAACCGCAGTGGATCCTGGAGGCGGTGTCCGAGGAGAGGGCGACCATCGTCTGGCTCCTCGTACCCTGGGCGCAGGATATCCTCATCGCGATCGAGCGGGGGGAGGTCAAACTCGAAGATTATCACCTGGACCAATGGCGTCTCATGCACATCGGGGCGCAGCCCGTTCCGCCGAGCCTGATCAGGAACTGGAAGAAGGTTTTCCCGCATCACCAGTACGACACGAACTACGGATTGAGTGAAACCACCGGCCCCGGATGCGTGCACCTGGGCATCGAGAACACCCACAAGGTCGGCGCCATCGGTGTCCCGGGCTTCGACTGGGAGTTCAAGATCGTCGATTTCGAGCGGAAGCCTGTTGCCCCGGGCGAACCAGGCGAGTTGATGGTCAAGGGGCCGTGCGTCATGAAGGAGTATTACAAGAACCCGCAGGCGACCCGGGATACGCTTTTCGACGGGTGGCTGCTCACCGGGGACATGGCCCGCGTCGACGAAGACGGTTTCATCTGGCTGGTGGATCGGAAGAAGGATGTGATCATCACCGGCGGAGAGAATATCTTCCCGGTCGAAATCGAAGATTTTCTGATGGAAAATCGACTCATTCAGGATGCCGCGGTGATCGGTCTGCCCGATGAGCGGCTCGGGGAGGTCGTGACGGCGATTGTAAAGCTGAAGGAGGGCGCAGAGATGGACGATGCCGCTTTCTTCCAGTATTGCGAAGGCCTGCCGCGCTATAAACGGCCCCGCCGGGTGTTCTTCGACGATGTCCCGCGCAATCCCACCGGCAAGATCGAGAAGCCTAAATTGCGCAAGAAATATGCCGGTGCGGCCGAGACCTTCAAGATCAACCCTTGA
- a CDS encoding DedA family protein, translating to MNHLDQFLHWIGDLPEGMIYALLGFCAFLENLFPPIPGDTITAFGAFLVGSGKLGFAGVYAVTTIGSLAGFLALFQAGSYFGRHFFIERDFWFLKACDIIRAEIWFHRYGYGLILMNRFFPGIRSAIALFGGFSRLRLPVVALLSMVSAAVWNLIWISMGYALGSNWDHVRESIDRILYRYNVGLVILFALACGFLLVVRYRRRRRP from the coding sequence TTGAATCACCTTGACCAGTTTCTCCATTGGATCGGAGACTTGCCCGAAGGAATGATCTATGCGTTGCTCGGGTTCTGCGCCTTTCTGGAAAACCTCTTTCCGCCCATCCCCGGAGACACGATCACCGCCTTCGGCGCCTTCCTGGTCGGGTCCGGAAAGCTGGGTTTCGCCGGCGTCTATGCAGTCACGACCATTGGAAGCCTGGCAGGGTTCCTGGCGCTCTTTCAGGCGGGCAGCTACTTCGGCCGGCATTTCTTCATCGAAAGGGATTTCTGGTTCCTGAAGGCATGCGACATCATCCGCGCCGAGATCTGGTTTCATCGCTACGGCTACGGACTGATCCTGATGAACCGTTTTTTCCCGGGGATCCGTTCGGCAATCGCTCTCTTCGGAGGGTTTTCCCGCCTCAGGCTCCCGGTCGTGGCTCTGCTTTCGATGGTAAGCGCCGCCGTCTGGAACCTCATCTGGATCTCCATGGGCTACGCCCTCGGCAGCAACTGGGATCACGTGCGTGAAAGCATCGACCGCATCCTCTACCGTTATAATGTCGGGCTCGTCATCCTCTTCGCCCTGGCCTGCGGATTCCTGCTCGTCGTCCGTTACCGGCGCCGTCGAAGACCATGA